Proteins from one Streptomyces genisteinicus genomic window:
- a CDS encoding SCO2322 family protein, with amino-acid sequence MRRRILAVLGLGALLAVLAAAPAQAAGYRYWSFWQSSGTTWTYATEGPATARPADGSVNGFRFSVSEDSGDSAQPRTAPDFAAVCADTPAKEGSKRVAVVVDFGTPEDAVPGETPPAARTACAVLAPEATSAEALAQVAKPLRYNGDALLCAISGYPKAGCGEKVSGADPSADPAAPDTAAGEPSDGQGSGPSVGVYAGIAAVLALGAAALWQSRRRRG; translated from the coding sequence ATGCGTCGCCGGATCCTCGCCGTCCTCGGGCTCGGAGCACTGCTCGCGGTGCTCGCGGCCGCGCCCGCGCAGGCGGCCGGCTACCGCTACTGGTCGTTCTGGCAGAGCAGCGGCACGACCTGGACGTACGCGACGGAGGGCCCGGCCACCGCGCGCCCCGCCGACGGCTCGGTGAACGGCTTCCGCTTCTCCGTCAGCGAGGACAGCGGCGACTCGGCCCAGCCGCGCACCGCCCCCGACTTCGCGGCGGTGTGCGCGGACACGCCCGCGAAGGAGGGCTCCAAGCGGGTGGCGGTCGTCGTCGACTTCGGCACCCCCGAGGACGCCGTGCCCGGCGAGACGCCTCCCGCCGCCCGCACCGCCTGCGCCGTGCTCGCCCCGGAGGCGACCTCCGCCGAGGCGCTGGCCCAGGTCGCGAAGCCGCTGCGCTACAACGGCGACGCCCTGCTGTGCGCCATCTCCGGCTACCCGAAGGCGGGGTGCGGCGAGAAGGTGTCCGGGGCCGACCCGTCGGCCGACCCGGCCGCGCCGGACACGGCGGCCGGTGAGCCGTCGGACGGCCAGGGCTCCGGCCCCTCCGTCGGCGTGTACGCGGGCATCGCCGCCGTCCTCGCCCTCGGCGCGGCGGCCCTGTGGCAGTCCCGCCGCCGCCGCGGATGA
- a CDS encoding glycosyltransferase family 4 protein: MTAEAIEIGPRAGASADGDAPLRIALLTYKGNPFCGGQGVYTRHLSRELARLGHSVEVIGAQPYPVLDDGVPLTELASLDLYRSPDPFRTPKRDEYRDWIDAVEVATMWTGGFPEPLTFSLRARRHLRSRRGEFDVVHDNQTLGYGLLGDVGAPLVTTIHHPITVDRQLDLDAAEGWKRRASVRRWYGFTRMQKRVARRLPSVLTVSGSSRQEITEHLGVRDDRIHVVHIGADTDLFSPDPSVAQVPGRIVTTSSADVPLKGLVHLVEALAKLRTERPDAHLVVVGKRAEDGPVAQAIERYGLGDAVRFVKGITDAELVDLVRSAEVACVPSLYEGFSLPAAEAMATGTPLVATTGGAIPEVAGPDGETCLAVPPGDCDALAAALRRLLGDEELRARLGAAGRARVLARFTWKQAAIGTAERYRETIAASRASVRTT, translated from the coding sequence GTGACCGCAGAGGCCATAGAGATCGGGCCCCGCGCGGGCGCGTCCGCCGACGGCGACGCCCCCCTGCGCATCGCGCTCCTGACCTACAAAGGGAACCCGTTCTGCGGCGGACAGGGCGTCTACACCCGCCATCTGTCGCGTGAACTCGCCCGCCTCGGCCACAGCGTCGAGGTCATCGGCGCCCAGCCCTACCCGGTGCTCGACGACGGCGTCCCGCTGACCGAGCTGGCCAGCCTGGACCTCTACCGCAGCCCCGACCCGTTCCGCACCCCGAAGCGGGACGAGTACCGCGACTGGATCGACGCCGTCGAGGTCGCCACCATGTGGACCGGCGGGTTCCCCGAGCCCCTCACCTTCTCCCTGCGGGCCCGGCGCCATCTGCGGTCCCGCCGCGGCGAGTTCGACGTCGTCCACGACAACCAGACCCTGGGCTACGGGCTCCTCGGCGACGTCGGCGCCCCCCTCGTCACCACCATCCACCACCCGATCACGGTCGACCGGCAGCTCGACCTGGACGCGGCCGAGGGCTGGAAGCGCCGCGCCTCCGTGCGCCGCTGGTACGGCTTCACCCGCATGCAGAAGCGCGTCGCCCGCCGGCTGCCGTCGGTGCTCACCGTCTCCGGCTCCTCCCGCCAGGAGATCACCGAGCACCTCGGCGTCCGCGACGACCGCATCCACGTCGTCCACATCGGCGCCGACACCGACCTCTTCTCGCCGGATCCGTCCGTCGCCCAGGTCCCCGGCCGGATCGTCACCACCTCCAGCGCCGACGTGCCGCTCAAGGGACTGGTCCACCTCGTGGAGGCGCTGGCCAAGCTGCGCACCGAGCGCCCGGACGCCCATCTCGTCGTCGTCGGCAAGCGCGCCGAGGACGGCCCCGTGGCGCAGGCGATCGAGCGCTACGGGCTGGGCGACGCCGTCCGGTTCGTCAAGGGCATCACCGACGCCGAGCTCGTCGACCTGGTGCGCAGCGCCGAGGTCGCCTGCGTGCCGTCGCTGTACGAGGGCTTCTCGCTGCCGGCCGCCGAGGCCATGGCCACCGGCACGCCGCTCGTCGCCACCACCGGCGGCGCGATCCCCGAGGTCGCGGGCCCCGACGGCGAGACCTGTCTCGCCGTCCCGCCCGGCGACTGCGACGCCCTCGCCGCGGCCCTCCGCCGCCTCCTCGGCGACGAGGAGCTGCGCGCCCGGCTCGGCGCCGCGGGCCGGGCCCGGGTCCTCGCCCGCTTCACCTGGAAGCAGGCGGCGATCGGCACCGCCGAGCGCTACCGGGAGACCATCGCCGCGTCCCGGGCATCCGTCCGCACCACCTGA
- a CDS encoding energy-coupling factor transporter transmembrane protein EcfT, translated as MTAPDGGPAGRNPDGAPAGGGAAGGGASGARAERLVGARTRTSGPGETPRTGARSPEGRPARDRAPGPPRSLRAPVATRSNALHAGAWWLWAAGLAVAASRTTNPLLLGLLVGVAGYVVAARRTDAPWARSYGAFVKLGLFVIAVRVVFSVALGSPIPGTHLLFTLPEVPMPDWADGIRLGGRVTGEQLLFALYDGAKLATLLICVGAANALANPARLLKSLPGALYEAGVAVVVAMTFAPNLVADVLRLRTARRLRGRSTGGLAAVARIALPVLEGALERSVAVAASMDARGYGRTAQVPPAVRRTTAVLTLGGLLGVCAGSYGLLAAEGAGYAVPLMAAGLAAAAGGLWLGGRRTVRTRYRPDRWGVRAWLVAGSGAAVALLMIRAAALDPAALHPGVVPPTVPQLPLWPALSVLIGLLPAFVAPLPPAPAGRAPYSPAPAGPEEPRK; from the coding sequence ATGACCGCGCCGGACGGCGGGCCGGCGGGCCGGAACCCGGACGGCGCCCCGGCGGGGGGCGGCGCGGCCGGGGGCGGTGCGTCGGGCGCCCGTGCCGAACGGCTCGTGGGCGCCCGGACGCGGACGTCCGGGCCCGGGGAGACCCCCCGCACGGGCGCCCGCTCCCCCGAGGGCCGTCCCGCACGGGACCGGGCGCCCGGGCCGCCGCGGTCCCTGCGGGCGCCCGTGGCGACGCGGAGCAACGCGCTGCACGCCGGGGCCTGGTGGCTGTGGGCCGCCGGGCTGGCGGTGGCCGCCTCGCGCACCACCAACCCCCTGCTGCTCGGGCTGCTCGTCGGCGTCGCGGGGTACGTGGTGGCGGCCCGGCGGACGGACGCGCCCTGGGCCCGCTCGTACGGAGCGTTCGTGAAGCTCGGGCTGTTCGTGATCGCGGTCCGGGTCGTGTTCTCCGTCGCCCTCGGCTCGCCGATCCCCGGCACCCATCTGCTGTTCACGCTGCCCGAGGTGCCGATGCCCGACTGGGCGGACGGCATCCGCCTCGGCGGCCGGGTCACCGGCGAGCAGCTGCTGTTCGCCCTGTACGACGGGGCGAAACTGGCGACCCTGCTGATCTGCGTCGGCGCGGCGAACGCGCTCGCCAACCCGGCCCGGCTCCTCAAGTCGCTGCCCGGCGCGCTGTACGAGGCCGGTGTCGCGGTCGTCGTCGCGATGACCTTCGCGCCGAACCTGGTCGCCGACGTGCTCCGGCTGCGGACCGCCCGCAGACTGCGGGGACGCTCCACGGGGGGCCTGGCGGCGGTCGCCCGGATCGCGCTGCCCGTGCTGGAGGGGGCGCTGGAGCGGTCCGTCGCCGTCGCCGCGTCGATGGACGCCCGCGGCTACGGGCGCACCGCACAGGTACCGCCCGCCGTGCGCAGGACGACGGCCGTGCTGACCCTCGGCGGGCTGCTCGGCGTCTGCGCCGGGTCCTACGGGCTGCTGGCGGCCGAGGGCGCGGGGTACGCCGTTCCGCTGATGGCGGCCGGACTCGCGGCCGCCGCGGGCGGGCTGTGGCTGGGCGGCCGGCGCACGGTGCGCACCCGGTACCGGCCCGACCGCTGGGGCGTGCGGGCCTGGCTGGTGGCCGGATCGGGAGCGGCCGTGGCGCTGCTGATGATCCGGGCCGCCGCGCTGGACCCGGCGGCCCTGCATCCCGGCGTGGTGCCGCCGACCGTGCCCCAACTGCCGCTCTGGCCTGCGCTGTCGGTGCTGATCGGGCTGCTGCCCGCGTTCGTCGCCCCGCTGCCGCCCGCGCCCGCGGGCCGCGCCCCGTACTCCCCCGCCCCCGCAGGACCCGAGGAGCCGAGAAAGTGA
- a CDS encoding class I SAM-dependent methyltransferase: MSAVAPQPEILAAFEAAKGFMPVEEGLALYAAAREAAALGLPLLEVGTYCGRSTILLADAAREAGTVAVTVDHHRGSEEQQPGWDYHDPETVDPGTGLMDTLPAFRRTLYRAGLEEHVIAVVGRSPQVAKAWGGPVGLVFVDGGHTDEHATNDYEGWAPRIAEGGLLVIHDVFPDPVDEFTGQAPYRVYLRALASGAFGEVSATGSLRVLRREGPGI; the protein is encoded by the coding sequence ATGTCCGCCGTCGCACCCCAGCCGGAGATCCTCGCCGCCTTCGAGGCCGCCAAGGGCTTCATGCCCGTGGAGGAGGGGCTCGCCCTGTACGCGGCGGCGAGGGAGGCGGCGGCGCTCGGGCTGCCGCTGCTGGAGGTCGGGACGTACTGCGGGCGTTCGACGATCCTGCTCGCGGACGCGGCGCGCGAGGCGGGCACGGTCGCCGTCACGGTGGACCACCACCGCGGCAGCGAGGAGCAGCAGCCGGGGTGGGACTACCACGACCCGGAGACCGTCGACCCCGGGACGGGGCTCATGGACACGCTGCCCGCCTTCCGGCGGACCCTGTACCGGGCGGGCCTGGAGGAGCACGTGATCGCCGTCGTCGGCCGGTCGCCGCAGGTGGCGAAGGCGTGGGGCGGGCCGGTGGGCCTGGTCTTCGTCGACGGCGGCCACACGGACGAGCACGCGACGAACGACTACGAGGGCTGGGCGCCCCGGATCGCCGAGGGCGGGCTGCTGGTGATCCACGACGTGTTCCCGGACCCGGTGGACGAGTTCACCGGGCAGGCGCCGTACCGCGTCTACCTGCGGGCGCTGGCGTCCGGCGCGTTCGGGGAGGTGTCGGCCACCGGCTCGCTGCGGGTGCTGCGGCGTGAGGGGCCGGGGATCTGA
- a CDS encoding prenyltransferase produces MTTSRRAEHLVLTGVLTAEQAAQTVAGILAEQRDDGAIPWFRGHHLDPWDHTEAAMALDAAGEHEAAARAYAWLAEHQNADGSWYAAYHDGDADQVTDRGRETNFSAYAAVGVWHHYLSTGDEAFLDRMWPVVYAAVEFVLGLQQPGGQIGWKREPDGTAVEDALLTGSSSVHHALRCALAIAEEREEPQPDWELALGALAHAVRHHPERFLDKDRYSMDWYYPVLGGAVTGEAAKERIASRWDEFVVPGLGVRCVLPNPWVTGGESCELALALWAAGESDRALEILQSVRHLRADDGMYWTGYVFEGERAMWPEERTTWTAGSLLLAVAALGGDEATVAVFGGERLPSGLVRPGECCGAL; encoded by the coding sequence GTGACGACCTCCCGCCGCGCCGAACACCTCGTCCTCACCGGTGTGCTGACGGCCGAACAGGCCGCGCAGACCGTCGCCGGCATCCTCGCCGAGCAGCGCGACGACGGGGCGATCCCCTGGTTCCGCGGCCACCACCTCGACCCGTGGGACCACACCGAGGCCGCGATGGCGCTGGACGCCGCCGGAGAGCACGAGGCGGCGGCCCGCGCCTACGCCTGGCTCGCCGAGCACCAGAACGCCGACGGCTCCTGGTACGCGGCGTACCACGACGGCGACGCGGACCAGGTGACCGACCGGGGCCGCGAGACCAACTTCAGCGCCTACGCCGCGGTCGGCGTCTGGCACCACTACCTGAGCACCGGCGACGAGGCGTTCCTCGACCGGATGTGGCCGGTGGTGTACGCGGCGGTCGAGTTCGTGCTCGGTCTCCAGCAGCCCGGCGGCCAGATCGGCTGGAAGCGCGAGCCGGACGGCACCGCGGTCGAGGACGCCCTGCTGACCGGCAGTTCGTCGGTCCACCACGCGCTGCGGTGCGCGCTCGCCATCGCCGAGGAACGCGAGGAGCCGCAGCCCGACTGGGAACTCGCCCTCGGCGCCCTCGCGCACGCCGTCCGCCACCACCCCGAGCGCTTCCTCGACAAGGACCGCTACTCGATGGACTGGTACTACCCGGTCCTCGGCGGCGCCGTCACCGGCGAAGCGGCGAAGGAGCGGATCGCCTCCCGCTGGGACGAGTTCGTCGTCCCCGGCCTGGGCGTGCGGTGCGTCCTGCCCAACCCGTGGGTCACCGGCGGCGAGAGCTGCGAACTGGCGCTCGCGCTCTGGGCCGCGGGCGAGTCCGACCGCGCCCTGGAGATCCTCCAGTCCGTCCGGCACCTGCGCGCGGACGACGGCATGTACTGGACCGGGTACGTCTTCGAGGGCGAGCGGGCGATGTGGCCCGAGGAACGCACCACCTGGACCGCGGGCTCGCTGCTGCTCGCGGTGGCCGCCCTGGGCGGCGACGAGGCGACGGTCGCGGTCTTCGGCGGGGAGCGCCTGCCCTCCGGGCTGGTGCGGCCCGGGGAGTGCTGCGGGGCGCTGTAG
- a CDS encoding prenyltransferase/squalene oxidase repeat-containing protein, protein MTTVRRGSAAFAVAAVLAAATAPAALAAPSPSPSPSAALPSGLYGTGDPTYDGVWRQSLALLAQDTVGVVPAAKAVDLLAGQQCDGGGFPSYRADTSQPCDAKLPLDTNASAAAVQALAALGGRDAAVTKTTDWLKSVQNKDGGWGYNPGGASDANSTSVVVGAFRAAGQDPAKVTSDGGRSPLDALLTFAQPCDAKEAGAFVYQPKTPGIVADSTAAAVLAASGQGLAATAAPESPGAATACAGGKDLATAAHNGALYLSGALAESGHLDTAPMPGADDSSPKPDFGNTADAVVALSAQGMAEQAGKSLTWLQQNAADWAKETGPAAYAQLVLAAHATGADPKAFGSTDLVAGLNATGPAPESAKDASPSPSSDKGDKDDTKDDGSPLNTWWIVGVFFVAAVGIGFLFSGRRKNQL, encoded by the coding sequence ATGACCACCGTCCGCCGCGGCTCCGCCGCGTTCGCCGTCGCCGCCGTGCTGGCGGCGGCCACCGCCCCGGCGGCCCTCGCCGCGCCGTCCCCGTCGCCCTCGCCGTCCGCCGCGCTGCCGTCCGGCCTGTACGGCACGGGCGACCCGACGTACGACGGCGTGTGGCGGCAGTCGCTCGCGCTGCTCGCCCAGGACACGGTCGGCGTGGTCCCCGCGGCGAAGGCGGTCGACCTGCTGGCCGGCCAGCAGTGCGACGGCGGCGGATTCCCCTCGTACCGGGCCGACACGTCGCAGCCCTGTGACGCGAAGCTGCCGCTGGACACCAACGCGAGCGCCGCCGCCGTGCAGGCGCTCGCCGCGCTGGGCGGCCGGGACGCGGCCGTCACGAAGACCACCGACTGGCTGAAGTCGGTGCAGAACAAGGACGGCGGCTGGGGCTACAACCCGGGCGGCGCCAGCGACGCCAACTCCACCTCCGTCGTGGTCGGCGCGTTCCGCGCGGCCGGCCAGGACCCGGCGAAGGTCACCTCGGACGGCGGCAGGAGCCCGCTCGACGCGCTGCTGACGTTCGCGCAGCCCTGCGACGCGAAGGAGGCCGGCGCCTTCGTCTACCAGCCGAAGACCCCGGGCATCGTCGCCGACTCGACCGCCGCCGCCGTGCTCGCCGCGAGCGGCCAGGGCCTGGCCGCGACCGCCGCTCCCGAGTCCCCCGGGGCGGCCACCGCCTGCGCCGGCGGCAAGGACCTCGCCACCGCCGCGCACAACGGCGCCCTCTACCTGTCGGGCGCCCTCGCGGAGTCCGGCCACCTCGACACGGCGCCGATGCCCGGCGCCGACGACTCCTCCCCCAAGCCGGACTTCGGCAACACCGCCGACGCGGTCGTCGCGCTCTCCGCGCAGGGGATGGCCGAGCAGGCAGGCAAGTCCCTGACCTGGCTCCAGCAGAACGCCGCCGACTGGGCGAAGGAGACCGGCCCCGCCGCGTACGCCCAGCTCGTCCTGGCCGCGCACGCGACCGGCGCGGACCCGAAGGCGTTCGGCTCCACCGACCTCGTCGCGGGCCTCAACGCGACCGGCCCCGCGCCCGAGTCGGCGAAGGACGCCTCCCCCAGCCCCTCGTCGGACAAGGGGGACAAGGACGACACGAAGGACGACGGCTCGCCGCTCAACACCTGGTGGATCGTCGGCGTCTTCTTCGTCGCCGCCGTCGGCATCGGGTTCCTGTTCAGCGGACGCCGGAAGAACCAGCTCTGA
- a CDS encoding ABC transporter ATP-binding protein, whose protein sequence is MIRFDDVTVTYADAGAPTLERLDLTVPEGELVLLVGPSGVGKSTLLGAVSGLVPHFTGGTLRGRVTVCGRDTRTHKPRELADVVGTVGQDPLAHFVTDTVEDELAYGMESLGLAPGVMRRRVEETLDLLGLAELRDRPIATLSGGQQQRVAIGSVLTTHPKVLVLDEPTSALDPGAAEDVLSVLQRLVHDLGTTVLMAEHRLERVVQYADRVILLPGPGEAPVTGTPAEVMAVSPVRPPVVSLGRLAGWSPLPLSVRDARRLAPALRDRLAGREPGPHAGPPPQAVGPAAADAPAGPDSRATDAPNAPDSPADQGSPAADTPPADQGSTPAVAPDAQGSPAAVAPDAGRDAVRAPAAPVAGAASGTPPRGAALRRAFARLGRRGARGGPSAAPPASGPEAIARVRALGVRRARIEALRQVGLDVAAGETVALMGRNGAGKSTLLAALVGMVAPTSGTVEVGGHVPHRTPPRQLIEHVGLVPQEPRDLLCADTVAAECAAADQDAGAGPGTCEALVAALLPGVAGSTHPRDLSEGQRLALALAIVLTARPPLILLDEPTRGLDYAAKARLVEVLRGLAARGHSIVLATHDVELAAELAHRVVILADGEIVADGPTAEVVVSSPAFAPQVAKVLAPQHWLTVPQVAAALGERGTV, encoded by the coding sequence GTGATCCGCTTCGACGACGTGACGGTGACGTACGCCGACGCCGGCGCGCCCACCCTGGAGCGGCTCGACCTGACCGTTCCGGAGGGCGAACTGGTCCTGCTCGTCGGCCCGTCGGGGGTGGGCAAGTCGACGCTGCTGGGCGCCGTGTCGGGCCTCGTGCCGCACTTCACGGGCGGCACGCTGCGGGGCCGGGTGACGGTCTGCGGGCGGGACACCCGCACCCACAAGCCGCGCGAACTCGCGGACGTCGTGGGCACCGTGGGCCAGGACCCGCTCGCGCACTTCGTGACGGACACCGTGGAGGACGAACTCGCCTACGGGATGGAGTCCCTCGGCCTGGCCCCCGGGGTGATGCGCCGGCGCGTGGAGGAGACCCTCGATCTGCTGGGCCTCGCCGAGCTGCGCGACCGTCCGATCGCCACGCTGTCGGGCGGCCAGCAGCAGCGGGTGGCGATCGGCTCGGTGCTGACCACGCACCCGAAGGTGCTGGTGCTCGACGAGCCGACCTCCGCGCTGGACCCGGGGGCGGCCGAGGACGTGCTCTCGGTCCTCCAGCGCCTGGTGCACGATCTCGGCACCACGGTGCTGATGGCGGAGCACCGGCTGGAGCGGGTGGTCCAGTACGCGGACCGGGTGATCCTGCTCCCCGGCCCCGGCGAGGCCCCGGTCACCGGCACGCCCGCCGAGGTGATGGCCGTCTCCCCGGTCCGTCCGCCGGTCGTCTCGCTGGGCCGTCTCGCGGGCTGGTCGCCGCTGCCCCTCTCGGTGCGCGACGCCCGCCGGCTCGCGCCCGCGCTGCGGGACCGGCTCGCCGGACGCGAACCCGGCCCGCACGCCGGTCCACCGCCACAGGCCGTGGGCCCGGCCGCGGCGGACGCACCGGCCGGCCCGGACTCCCGCGCGACCGACGCACCGAACGCACCGGACTCGCCCGCGGACCAGGGCTCCCCCGCCGCCGACACACCGCCTGCCGACCAGGGCTCGACCCCCGCCGTCGCACCGGACGCCCAAGGCTCCCCCGCCGCCGTAGCACCGGACGCCGGCCGGGACGCCGTGCGCGCGCCGGCCGCGCCCGTTGCCGGGGCGGCATCCGGGACACCGCCGCGGGGCGCCGCCCTGCGGCGGGCCTTCGCCCGGCTCGGCCGGCGCGGCGCTCGGGGCGGGCCCTCGGCCGCTCCTCCGGCGAGCGGCCCGGAGGCGATCGCCCGGGTCCGGGCGCTGGGTGTGCGGCGGGCGCGGATCGAGGCGCTGCGGCAAGTCGGCCTGGACGTCGCCGCGGGCGAGACCGTCGCCCTGATGGGCCGCAACGGCGCGGGGAAGTCCACCCTGCTCGCCGCGCTCGTCGGCATGGTCGCCCCTACCTCCGGAACGGTCGAGGTCGGGGGGCACGTGCCCCACCGCACGCCGCCGCGGCAGCTGATCGAGCACGTCGGCCTCGTGCCGCAGGAGCCGAGGGACCTGCTCTGCGCGGACACCGTCGCCGCCGAGTGCGCGGCCGCCGACCAGGACGCCGGCGCCGGGCCCGGCACCTGCGAAGCCCTGGTGGCCGCCCTGCTGCCGGGGGTTGCCGGCAGCACGCATCCGCGCGATCTGTCGGAGGGGCAGCGTCTCGCCCTGGCGCTGGCGATCGTGCTCACGGCCCGCCCGCCGCTGATCCTGCTCGACGAGCCGACCCGGGGGCTGGACTACGCGGCCAAGGCCCGGCTGGTGGAGGTGCTGCGGGGCCTGGCCGCCCGCGGCCACTCCATCGTGCTGGCCACCCACGACGTGGAGCTGGCCGCCGAACTCGCCCACCGGGTGGTGATCCTCGCCGACGGGGAGATCGTGGCGGACGGGCCCACCGCGGAGGTGGTGGTCTCGTCCCCCGCGTTCGCCCCGCAGGTCGCCAAGGTCCTCGCGCCGCAGCACTGGCTCACGGTCCCGCAGGTGGCCGCCGCGCTGGGTGAACGGGGGACGGTGTGA
- a CDS encoding N-acetylmuramoyl-L-alanine amidase, with protein MPYDENQDRPTGPRRSRWALAAVAVLVPAVALAGWLVLPGGDDGGDGGRGAAGEPSAPADVTTGPADKPGDPEATSPSPSGTSAGGPLAGRTVVVDPGHNPGNFRHTSEINKLVDIGTNRKECDTTGTASNAGHREADFTLDVSRRLRTLLEKQGARVEFTQDGDRPFGPCVDERARFGNNADADAVISVHADGSAVGNRGFHIILPGRVKSGGADTYRIVGPSRELGERVAEAFRSATGTEPSNYIGGGTGLDVRDDLGGLNLSTVPKVFVECGNMRDPKDAALLASASWRQRAAQGMADGIAGYLRR; from the coding sequence GTGCCGTACGACGAGAACCAGGACCGCCCCACCGGACCGCGCCGCTCCCGATGGGCTCTGGCCGCCGTCGCCGTGCTCGTGCCGGCCGTCGCCCTCGCCGGGTGGCTGGTCCTGCCGGGCGGGGACGACGGCGGGGACGGGGGCCGGGGCGCGGCCGGGGAGCCGTCCGCCCCTGCGGACGTGACGACCGGTCCGGCGGACAAGCCGGGCGACCCGGAGGCGACGTCGCCGTCCCCGTCGGGGACGTCCGCCGGCGGGCCGCTGGCGGGGCGGACGGTGGTCGTCGACCCGGGGCACAACCCCGGCAACTTCCGTCACACGAGCGAGATCAACAAGCTCGTGGACATCGGAACGAACCGCAAGGAATGCGACACCACGGGCACCGCGAGCAACGCGGGTCACCGCGAGGCCGATTTCACCCTCGATGTTTCACGCCGTCTTCGCACTCTGCTCGAGAAGCAGGGCGCAAGGGTGGAATTCACCCAGGACGGCGATCGTCCGTTCGGTCCGTGCGTGGATGAACGAGCACGGTTCGGCAACAATGCGGACGCGGACGCCGTGATCTCCGTCCACGCGGACGGGTCGGCAGTCGGGAATCGCGGATTCCACATCATCCTCCCCGGCCGGGTCAAAAGCGGCGGCGCCGACACGTACCGGATCGTCGGACCCTCCCGCGAGCTGGGAGAACGCGTCGCCGAAGCCTTCCGGAGCGCCACCGGAACCGAACCGTCCAACTACATCGGCGGCGGAACGGGCCTGGACGTACGGGACGATCTCGGCGGCCTGAATCTCTCGACCGTTCCCAAAGTGTTCGTGGAATGCGGCAATATGCGTGATCCGAAGGACGCGGCCCTGCTGGCGAGCGCGAGTTGGCGTCAGCGCGCGGCTCAGGGAATGGCCGACGGGATCGCCGGTTATCTCCGTCGGTGA
- a CDS encoding class I SAM-dependent methyltransferase, producing the protein MLTVDFSRFPLAPGDRVLDLGCGAGRHAFECYRRGAQVVALDQNGEEIREVAKWFAAMKEAGEAPEGATATAMEGDALNLPFPDESFDVVIISEVMEHIPDDKGVLAEMVRVLRPGGRIAVTVPRYGPEKVCWALSDAYHEVEGGHIRIYRADELLAKMKQAGLRPYGTHHAHALHSPYWWLKCAFGVDNDKALPVKAYHKLLVWDIMKKPLATRVAEQALNPLIGKSFVAYATKPHLPRLSGAEA; encoded by the coding sequence GTGCTGACCGTCGACTTCTCCCGCTTCCCGCTCGCACCGGGCGACCGCGTGCTCGACCTGGGCTGCGGCGCAGGCCGGCACGCGTTCGAGTGCTACCGGCGGGGCGCGCAGGTCGTGGCCCTCGACCAGAACGGCGAGGAGATCCGCGAGGTCGCCAAGTGGTTCGCCGCGATGAAGGAGGCGGGGGAGGCCCCCGAGGGCGCCACCGCCACGGCGATGGAGGGCGACGCGCTCAACCTGCCCTTCCCGGACGAGTCGTTCGACGTCGTCATCATCTCCGAGGTCATGGAGCACATCCCCGACGACAAGGGCGTCCTCGCCGAGATGGTGCGGGTGCTCAGGCCGGGCGGCCGCATCGCGGTGACCGTCCCGCGCTACGGCCCCGAGAAGGTCTGCTGGGCACTGTCGGACGCCTACCACGAAGTCGAGGGCGGCCACATCCGCATCTACCGGGCCGACGAACTGCTCGCCAAGATGAAGCAGGCCGGGCTGCGCCCGTACGGCACCCACCACGCGCACGCGCTGCACTCGCCGTACTGGTGGCTCAAGTGCGCGTTCGGCGTGGACAACGACAAGGCCCTGCCGGTCAAGGCGTACCACAAGCTCCTGGTCTGGGACATCATGAAGAAGCCCCTCGCGACCCGGGTCGCCGAGCAGGCCCTCAACCCGCTGATCGGCAAGAGCTTCGTCGCCTACGCGACCAAGCCGCACCTGCCCCGTCTGTCCGGGGCCGAGGCGTGA
- a CDS encoding TetR family transcriptional regulator has protein sequence MTAEASGAAPGAMPLTGGAPALTERQEARRRRILQATTHLACRGGFDAVQMREVAEAAEVALGTLYRYFPSKIHLLVATMQDQLAHLHTTLRRRPPAGDSAAQRVAETLMRAFRALQREPHLADAMARALTFADRSVSAEVDAVSRQTAAIILDATGLTDPTPDQLSAIRVIEHTWHATLIAWLSGRASIAQVRADLDTVCRLIDLPPAA, from the coding sequence ATGACAGCGGAAGCCAGCGGGGCCGCGCCCGGAGCCATGCCCCTCACCGGCGGTGCACCGGCCCTCACCGAACGCCAGGAGGCGCGGCGGCGCCGCATCCTGCAGGCCACCACGCACCTGGCCTGCAGGGGCGGCTTCGACGCGGTCCAGATGAGGGAGGTGGCCGAGGCGGCCGAGGTCGCCCTCGGCACCCTCTACCGCTACTTCCCCTCCAAGATCCACCTGCTGGTCGCCACGATGCAGGACCAGCTCGCGCATCTGCACACCACGCTCCGCAGGCGCCCGCCGGCCGGCGACTCGGCGGCGCAGCGGGTGGCGGAGACCCTGATGCGGGCCTTCCGGGCCCTCCAGCGCGAACCCCACCTCGCGGACGCGATGGCGCGTGCGCTGACCTTCGCGGACCGGAGCGTGAGCGCCGAGGTCGACGCGGTGTCCCGGCAGACGGCGGCGATCATCCTGGACGCCACCGGCCTCACCGACCCGACGCCCGACCAGCTCTCGGCGATCCGGGTGATCGAGCACACCTGGCACGCCACGCTGATCGCCTGGCTCTCGGGGCGCGCGTCGATCGCCCAGGTCCGGGCCGACCTCGACACCGTCTGCCGCCTCATCGACCTGCCCCCGGCGGCGTGA